The Carassius gibelio isolate Cgi1373 ecotype wild population from Czech Republic chromosome A1, carGib1.2-hapl.c, whole genome shotgun sequence region CTGAACTGTGTAACTGAGAGGATAATGGTCTTGGAGAGAAATTGTTATGAATTAACAATCCTAAAACCCCAAATTTAGACAAAATAAGTATTCAATTGAAACGCGTATTTTAACACGTTTTTGCATTTATTCAGTGTTTTTGCCTTTAACAAGCACAAAGTGTACATTGAACtcatttaaaacttttaatacaaaaataaattgtgtcAATGATGAGATTAAGAATATTATCCACATATATGATAATTACAGATAAATGAGGATTAATAGCTCATAGTAAACTGTTGTCTGAAACCCACATACAGTTGCAGATACCTTTTACACATTCCTTTTCCTTCTGTATTACTGTCTGTGAAGGCTTCCTCTGGAGTGCCTTCATTTTCCTGTTGCATTGTCTTGCTCTTAAACAAATTATTTGAGCTTgtggatgtaaatcctgtggaataaaaaagtGGATTCAATTCAGATTTAAGATAGTGTCTTACTGAAAGTCTGCTGAAGATCTAGAAATtttaacaggatttttttttttaggtgcaaGTGCTGGACCTCGGATAGACAATGACAAACTCTACAAATACAGCTACAGTACTGAGGTCGGGCTCAACAGGCCGACAGGATCCACTAGGGGGAATGCTGGATTCAGGATTGGCAGTGATGTGGACATCAGCCTCGTCTGGAGGAACCCAGAGGACCAGGATGAACAGCTACTTAGAGTGCAGGTAAAGGGGAGaactttaatgatgttttttgatTGCATTCCTCTTGTTAGAAGGTGCGCTTAATTGTATTGTAATTCAAAttttcaaagttaaaaaaaaatccttgtatATAATCAATGACATACAAGTTCAAATTCAATTGAAATTATATTAATGTTAACTTTACCATACGTGCATAACAGTACATTGGACAATaaactttaatattatttcaagtaCAATAGATTATGTAGTTACATATAAAGATGTGTTTAAGTTCTACGTATGTCAGAAAAAGTACTCTTAAATttaactaattgcatttaataacaACTATTTGTCTTTTTCATaaaatttcagaaaacattaaattccatattctatattattaatatattagttatGTAACTAGTACTCTTGTTAcgcttttattaatgttttgagttagattttaatttaatattttttttaaatattttttatttagttaaaagtTTAAGCAATTTTGTTGagtctgtcttttttttaattagatttttagttAACTTAGTTTAATAACTCAACTTACACTAAACAAACAAGACgaggcaactagctgaaataaaaaaagcctaagtttatttcagttaatgtttatctatctaaatagttttagttaacaatgatAAACCTGGTGCAAATCACATTCTCCTGTCCTGTTCTCAGATCTCAAATGTTCAAGTGGAAAGTGCTGGAAAGCGTTCCCACAGAAATAACATATTCCACGGCAGCTCAGCAGAAAGCATTCTGGGTAAAGTCAGGCTTGAGGCACTTCAGACGCCCTTCATGGTGCTGTGGAAGATGGGCAAGGTAATAATTCACATCATTATGTATCACAAAAATGTGTTTCATGTACACTTAAATTTtgaacttttaaatattttttagtgaTTTAACTTTTTGTGTGATTTTACATGCACACTCAGATCAGAAGCCTGTATGCCCAGAAGGCGGAGCCTGCTACCATCAAAAACTTGAAGAGGGGTGTGGCCAGTATGCTAATGATGCAGCTAAAGTCCGGGAAGATGTTGGAGGTAAAGTCTGACAATTACTTCTCTACTGAAGTGTATAAAGTTTTTCTAACTTGAAATACTTTAATTCTCTGTAATCTGCAGGCTGATGCTTCAGGGAAATGTTTAGTTGAGTACAAGGCTACCAAAGATCAGGTGATCCGTATTAAACACTTGGATACTTGCAAAACACAAGAGATGGGATTCACTACACACAGCCCAGTAAGACAAAAACTCATATTCTATCATCTTTCCTCATTTATACACCATTCCTGGCACTTTTTATTCACCTTTTCTTTGCTCTCCTCTAGGTATTGGGTGTCAGTGGGAAGTCTGCTTCTGAAACCGTTATCACTCTGGAGAAAGGCATCATTAAGTCTGCTGATGTTGAAGAAACACACACGTTGTCCGTGAATGCTCATCATAAAGCTGCAACTAAAGTTCTGTCCAGGTACCAAAGAAATGTGGAAACAAATCACGCATGATAAACAGAATAAGTGAATGAATGACattacagtattttctgatttcccACAGGCAGTCATTAATGCTTAAAAAGATTGAGGTTGGCCCGGCAGAAGTGGCCGGTAAAGATGCTGCAAGTGTGGTGAAGTCTCTGGATGACAAACTCATGTCTGTCGGAGTCATGGTGGAGAAAGTTAAAACCAAATGCAAGGGATGCCCCAATGTGAGCTATCCTATGTTTTTTGTGCTTATGAATCTGATATGCAACAATTCacttcaaaaatgaaatttctgtcatcatttactcagcttaCACTAAAAACATTTAGTGTAGAATTtagtttgaaataatttgaaacacaaaaatgagactttttgaagaatgttaaccCAGATCAGTCCTCCCAAAAAACTATTTTCTTGTTCCATGGATGCAAGAAAAtcatataaatttaaaataactcctGACCCAGGACATGTCCCGGGAAACATAGGATATATGGTCACCCTTTGTATGATCACAGACAGAAGTTTGTGAAACATGTTTTTAAGCGTGTGTTTGTGTAACTTTATATACTAattatgtattgtattgttttgGTGTGCAACAGCTGATGGATACTTGGAAGGCAGTAAGGTCTCAGCTAGATCTGAACTCTCTCTCTAAAGCAGAAGCCCCAAGGAGCTTCCTCATGCTCTTACACAGCCTGCGCAAAGCCAGCAAGACAGAGATCCTGACTGTACTGCGCAACTGCAGCAAGACTGTACTGTAAGACCAAACTCCTTATTTCTCATGTGTATACTTTGGTTAGATTTACTAAAGTCACACTACTCTGAAATTAaccgattcactaaaatgaatcagatTCCCCACTGAGAGATTTAGTTTTACTCTAACCTCAGTTTtgttgttcttttgatctttctattcatcaaaaaatcctgaaagacacgtatcatgttttccacaaattattaagcagcagaagtgttttcaacactgattataagaagaaatatttcttgagcagcaaataagaacataagaatgatttctgaaggatcatgtgacacagtgATGCTGACAATCCAGCTTTGCCCTCGCcaggaataaaataattttaaaaataaactaaaatagaaaacagttattgtcAATTTTAATACtcttttacagtattactgtttatcatcaaataaatgcaagcttagtCCTTCCAGTTTACATTGTTTATCTGTCTTTCTAGGCCTCAGCTGGTGGATGCAGTAACATCAGCTCAGACTTCATCTTCTCTCGCAGCCATTCTGGAGTTTCTGGACTTCAGCAAAAAGGAAGGTTTAGTTCTGCAGGAGCGCTTCCTGTACGCATGTGGCTTTGCCTCTCACCCTACAGAGAGCATGCTGCAGTCCCTGCTGGTAAGAGAAATGCATTACTgcactcacacatgcacatagAGTCTGTCAGCCTTACAAAGATGGCAGTATTATGTTACTTTGTGTTTATAATTTCCATTGATGACGCTagtggtgcaaaaaataaataacatatttcacctttaaatgtgtttagattgtcataatttttattcattattctaATTTATGTGACTTGCTCCCCTGTAGGAATTGTCTCAAGGAAAAATTGGCAGTACAGACATTAAGGAGTCAATTGTGATCATCATGGGAGCTCTGCTCAGGAAACTTTGTCTGAAAGGAGCATGTGAAGTGCCggtgaatattatttttttatacatttctataCTACAAATGTTTACATATGATTCATAGAATTTATATGAAAACTACAAAGCAAAATGTATGTAATAACagtatcaaaacaaaaaaatattaaagtgatagttcacccaaaaatgacctgtatgagattctttcttctgttcaacacaaaagaagatattttgaagaatgttggtaaccgaaCAGCTGCTGGTCCCCATCACTGATTCAACAGTTTAGAAAAAAATAGTATGGAAGTCACAGGGGATCAgatactgtttggttacccaatatatttacttttatgttcagcagaagaaagaaagtcatacaggttattttggggtgaactatacctttaagtgaaccaaactgagttGAGTAATTCAAACTGACTGTTAGAGTGTGTTTCTCTTGGGTTTGATGTGCAGACAGTGGTTAAGGTGAAAGAGATGCTGTTGGCAGGCCCTGACAGCACTCGGATGGAATCCGAGGTTCAGATGTACCTGCTAGCATTGAAGAACGCTCTTCTGACGGAGGGTATTCCTGTTCTAGCCAAATATGCCGAGTCTGAGGTGGGAGCGTTTAGCACCATTGCCATCACAGCGCTGCAGAGATACAACCCTGAGCTGATCACACCAGAGGTAAATGATCAATCCCCCATCATCTAGAGGGACACAAAAAATACTCTTTTATCACTCTTCAAAACATTTAACACCGTATTTCCACAGGTTAAAAAGATGCTGAATCGGATATACCACCAGAACCAGCGTATTTATGAGAAGAACGTTCGAGCCGCGGCAGCTGACGTGATTATGAGCAGTAGTCCGTCTTATATGGAAGTGAAGAACCTTCTGCTCTCCATCGGACACCTGCCACATGAGATGAATAAATACATGCTGTCTAAAGTCCAGGACATATTGCGCTTTGAGATGCCAGCCTGGTGGGTCTCACATTCACTAATCAGATTCGCTGGGCTTTAaattaacaaatgttttattcttaatgATTATCTTTGTGGCACTTGTGTGATAAAAGTCATATGTCTTGTTTGCAGGAAAATGGTACGACAAGTGATGAAGGACATGGTTTCCCACAACTATGACAGGTTCTCAAAGACTGGGTCATCCTCTGCTTTTTCAGGCTTCATGGCACGTAAGtgaattttcaggattctttgatgaactcaacgtccaaaagaacagcatttatttaaaatcggaATAGTTAGTGTGTCTTGCAGTAGTGTCTGAATTTTCTATCTTTAAACAGGAACTGCTGATGTCACTTGCACCTACAATTTGGACATCCTGTACTCTGGCTCTGGCACTTTGAGGAGAAGCAACATGAACATTTATGGCCAGAACCACAATGCATTTCTTCATGGCCTTCAGGTACCTTCATCATTACCACAACACAGTGTTGTACAGCATACAGTATCCCATAAGCATGCATTGTGTGCTCTGACATTCACCTGCTCTTTGCGTCTGTCGTGCTGTATTTCAGGTCACCATTGAAGCACAGGGTCTAGAGTCTCTAATTGCAGCCACGCCGGATGAAGGAGAAGAAGATCTGGAGTCTTTTGCCGGAATGTCTGCTCTGCTGTTCGATGTGCAGCTCCGCCCAGTGACCTTCTTTAAGGGCTACAGTGACCTGATGTCCAAAGTGTTCTCCATGTCTGGAGATCCGATCAATGTGGTGAAGGGCCTTATTCTTCTGACAGACCACTCACAGGTATGACATTCACCTCAGTATACTCTTATAGAAGTGATGCTGGACTCCTCACACTCCATGTAGACCTGACACAAGCAGCAGATGTATTTCTGCAGTCAAAAAGCATCGCCTGTCAGCCTGGGGGCAGTGTGAGACAGTTGTGGGCCAGGATCAGTGCTTATTAAAAGGTCAACATTTTGAGAATGATGCAGCAGTTTACATGGTTTTAATGCATGTGTATTATATCTTTTTGTTAATTATGATGGAAATCACAATCTATAATATAGACAGAAAtgttctatttcaaacaaatgctgttcttttaaagtttctattcatcagagaatcttgcaaaaaaaaaaaaaaaatcatattaagcagcacaagtgttttctaagttgatattaataataaatgtttcttgagca contains the following coding sequences:
- the LOC127976595 gene encoding microsomal triglyceride transfer protein, which encodes MLRLAGLLLCVTSFLSTSSLGASAGPRIDNDKLYKYSYSTEVGLNRPTGSTRGNAGFRIGSDVDISLVWRNPEDQDEQLLRVQISNVQVESAGKRSHRNNIFHGSSAESILGKVRLEALQTPFMVLWKMGKIRSLYAQKAEPATIKNLKRGVASMLMMQLKSGKMLEADASGKCLVEYKATKDQVIRIKHLDTCKTQEMGFTTHSPVLGVSGKSASETVITLEKGIIKSADVEETHTLSVNAHHKAATKVLSRQSLMLKKIEVGPAEVAGKDAASVVKSLDDKLMSVGVMVEKVKTKCKGCPNLMDTWKAVRSQLDLNSLSKAEAPRSFLMLLHSLRKASKTEILTVLRNCSKTVLPQLVDAVTSAQTSSSLAAILEFLDFSKKEGLVLQERFLYACGFASHPTESMLQSLLELSQGKIGSTDIKESIVIIMGALLRKLCLKGACEVPTVVKVKEMLLAGPDSTRMESEVQMYLLALKNALLTEGIPVLAKYAESEVGAFSTIAITALQRYNPELITPEVKKMLNRIYHQNQRIYEKNVRAAAADVIMSSSPSYMEVKNLLLSIGHLPHEMNKYMLSKVQDILRFEMPAWKMVRQVMKDMVSHNYDRFSKTGSSSAFSGFMARTADVTCTYNLDILYSGSGTLRRSNMNIYGQNHNAFLHGLQVTIEAQGLESLIAATPDEGEEDLESFAGMSALLFDVQLRPVTFFKGYSDLMSKVFSMSGDPINVVKGLILLTDHSQVIPLQSGLRASAEFQGALAIDISGGMEFSLWYRESKTSVNNRGALVIIGNVTVDTDFVSAGVEVGFETEVTLDFITTVQFSEYPILVCMQMDKTTFPFREMVSKQEKLPSGQTFSSKRSRDQLVPGSEFPLHQENSNMCKKVFEQAW